A region of Salvelinus alpinus chromosome 24, SLU_Salpinus.1, whole genome shotgun sequence DNA encodes the following proteins:
- the LOC139552135 gene encoding L antigen family member 3-like, with translation MAAPCTENNHKQGKLEFALDVPFPSSREASIALQSLSPDREPRKGGISKELTVSGRTLSVRWRADEARILRVSVGSFMDHLSLVMETMEAFGPPVSVTTQTHSFCSTMT, from the exons ATGGCGGCGCCCTGCACGGAAAACAATCACAAGCAAGGCAAATTGGAATT TGCACTAGACGTCCCGTTCCCATCAAGTCGCGAGGCGTCCATCGCGCTCCAGTCCCTCTCCCCAGACCGCGAGCCCCGGAAAGGAGGCATCAGCAAGGAGCTCACGGTGTCCGGCAGgacgctgtctgt GAGGTGGAGAGCCGATGAGGCCCGTATTCTGCGTGTCTCTGTGGGGTCGTTTATGGACCACCTCTCCCTTGTGATGGAGACCATGGAGGCTTTTGGACCCCCTGTCTCTgtgaccacacaaacacacagcttcTGCTCTACAATGACATGA